The following proteins come from a genomic window of Nocardiopsis sp. YSL2:
- a CDS encoding carbohydrate kinase family protein codes for MVVIGDLMTDAVARAFHPLARGSDTPASVTMYGGGSGANIASWLAVEGIETTFVGRRGSDITGRTREMELMGYGLDSRMVMDPERPTGTCVVMITHRGDRTMLSDPGANSRLQPEDLPRDVFGPDGHLHVSGYTLINADSRRAARVALRMARESGMSISVDGGSHAPLERAGAENFLDWTQGARLLFANVDQARVLTGRDEPEAAAKVLTAWFPNVVIKLGDQGGLWASKTREDCVTAPAEPVEPRPGSVGAGDAFIAGFLPAWLAGRHPKEALGRGHHLAARALHQPGARPDLGEGQPVRRGAPRGQRLR; via the coding sequence GTGGTCGTCATCGGTGATCTGATGACCGATGCCGTCGCACGCGCGTTCCACCCTCTGGCCCGCGGCAGCGACACCCCCGCGTCGGTGACGATGTACGGCGGCGGGTCGGGCGCGAACATCGCGTCGTGGTTGGCGGTGGAGGGCATCGAGACCACGTTCGTGGGCCGCCGCGGCTCCGACATCACCGGGCGCACCCGCGAGATGGAACTCATGGGCTACGGCCTGGACTCACGCATGGTGATGGACCCCGAGCGCCCCACGGGGACGTGCGTGGTCATGATCACCCACCGGGGCGACCGCACGATGCTGAGCGACCCGGGGGCGAACTCCCGTCTGCAGCCCGAGGACCTGCCCCGCGACGTGTTCGGCCCCGACGGGCACCTGCACGTGTCCGGCTACACGCTGATCAACGCCGACTCCCGGCGCGCCGCCCGGGTGGCGCTGCGGATGGCCCGCGAGAGCGGCATGTCCATCTCGGTGGACGGCGGCTCCCACGCCCCGCTGGAGCGCGCGGGCGCGGAGAACTTCCTGGACTGGACGCAGGGCGCCCGCCTGCTGTTCGCCAACGTCGACCAGGCCCGCGTGCTGACCGGCCGGGACGAGCCCGAGGCCGCCGCCAAGGTACTCACCGCCTGGTTCCCCAACGTCGTGATCAAGCTCGGCGACCAGGGCGGCCTGTGGGCGTCCAAGACACGTGAGGACTGCGTGACCGCTCCCGCCGAGCCGGTGGAGCCGCGTCCGGGGTCCGTCGGCGCCGGGGACGCGTTCATCGCGGGCTTCCTGCCCGCGTGGCTGGCCGGCCGCCACCCCAAAGAGGCGCTGGGCCGCGGACACCACCTCGCCGCCCGCGCCCTGCACCAGCCCGGCGCCCGCCCGGACCTGGGCGAGGGCCAGCCGGTGCGCCGCGGAGCCCCCCGGGGCCAGCGCCTCCGCTGA
- a CDS encoding ATP-dependent DNA helicase RecQ codes for MASIPPLRERAEHHLRALAGDSARLRDDQWTAIHALVAEHRRALVVQRTGWGKSAVYFVATALRRAEGAGPTVIVSPLLALMRNQIAAAERAGIHARTINSSNTTAWEATYADVAAGEVDVLLVSPERLNNPEFRDRVLPQLAAGAGLVVIDEAHCVSDWGHDFRPDYRRIRSLLHELPDGIPVLATTATANERVTRDVAEQLQSGGGETLVLRGPLERESLRLAVADLPDPTARLSWLAEQLPRIEGSGIVYTLTVSAALETARFLGEQGMEVRAYTGQTDPEERRDAEDALLQNRVKALVATSALGMGFDKPDLGFVVHLGAPQSPISYYQQVGRAGRGVSRAEAILLPGREDTQIWAYFAGLSFPPEATVRQTLEVLDAEGGPLSTAALETRVDLRRTRLEQMLKVLDVDGAVQRVRGGWRSTGRPWSYDADRYAAVSEARDREQRAMLDYIATDTCRMEFLRRQLDDPQAEPCGRCDVCTGEFWPTEVDAGRREAAAAHLDRPGTPITPRRQWPSGMDTLDVALSGKIKEDLRASEGRALARFTDVGWGNELRRRLAEDAPDEPVDERMLQAVVRVLATWGWERRPVGVVAMPSTTRPKLITDLAARLAELGRLAPVGALDYRVPPGPRRHNSAMRLAQVYSALTVTDELRERLVDLQGRTPGPVLLVDDYADTGWSLTVGTALLRRAGAPEVLPLTLATSGG; via the coding sequence ATGGCCTCCATCCCGCCTCTGCGCGAACGCGCCGAGCACCACCTGCGTGCCCTGGCCGGGGACTCCGCCCGGCTCCGTGACGACCAGTGGACCGCCATCCACGCACTGGTCGCCGAGCACCGCCGTGCCCTGGTCGTCCAGCGCACCGGTTGGGGCAAGTCCGCCGTCTACTTCGTGGCCACCGCGCTGCGCCGGGCCGAGGGCGCCGGGCCCACGGTCATCGTCTCCCCGCTGCTGGCCCTGATGCGCAACCAGATCGCCGCCGCCGAACGCGCGGGCATCCACGCGCGCACCATCAACAGCTCCAACACCACCGCCTGGGAGGCCACCTACGCCGACGTGGCCGCGGGCGAGGTGGACGTGCTGCTGGTCAGCCCGGAGCGCCTCAACAACCCGGAGTTCCGCGACCGCGTCCTTCCCCAGCTGGCCGCCGGCGCGGGCCTGGTCGTCATCGACGAGGCGCACTGCGTCTCCGACTGGGGGCACGACTTCCGCCCCGACTACCGGCGCATCCGTTCGCTCCTGCACGAGCTCCCCGACGGCATCCCGGTCCTGGCCACCACGGCCACCGCCAACGAGCGCGTCACCCGCGACGTCGCCGAACAGCTCCAGTCCGGCGGCGGGGAGACCCTGGTCCTGCGCGGGCCGCTGGAACGGGAGAGCCTGCGGCTGGCCGTCGCGGACCTGCCCGACCCCACCGCCCGGCTCAGCTGGCTGGCCGAGCAGCTGCCGCGGATCGAGGGCTCGGGCATCGTCTACACCCTCACCGTCAGCGCAGCGCTGGAGACCGCGCGCTTCCTCGGTGAACAGGGCATGGAGGTGCGCGCCTACACCGGACAGACCGACCCGGAGGAGCGCCGCGACGCCGAGGACGCCCTGCTGCAGAACCGCGTCAAGGCCCTGGTGGCCACCAGCGCGCTGGGCATGGGCTTCGACAAACCCGATCTGGGCTTCGTCGTGCACCTCGGTGCGCCGCAGTCGCCCATCTCCTACTACCAGCAGGTCGGCCGCGCGGGCCGCGGGGTGAGCCGGGCCGAGGCGATCCTGCTGCCGGGCCGGGAGGACACCCAGATCTGGGCGTACTTCGCGGGACTGTCCTTCCCGCCGGAGGCCACCGTGCGCCAGACGCTGGAGGTGCTGGACGCCGAGGGCGGCCCGCTGTCCACGGCCGCGCTGGAGACCCGCGTCGACCTGCGCCGTACCCGCCTGGAGCAGATGCTCAAGGTGCTGGACGTGGACGGCGCGGTCCAGCGGGTGCGCGGCGGCTGGAGGTCCACGGGGCGTCCGTGGTCCTACGACGCGGACCGGTACGCGGCCGTGTCCGAGGCCCGGGACCGCGAACAGCGCGCCATGCTCGACTACATCGCCACCGACACCTGCCGGATGGAGTTCCTCCGCCGGCAGTTGGACGACCCCCAGGCCGAGCCCTGCGGCCGCTGCGACGTGTGCACCGGTGAGTTCTGGCCCACCGAGGTCGACGCCGGCCGCCGCGAGGCCGCCGCCGCGCACCTGGACCGCCCCGGCACCCCCATCACTCCCCGGCGCCAGTGGCCGAGCGGGATGGACACGCTGGACGTTGCGCTCTCCGGCAAGATCAAGGAGGACCTGCGGGCGTCGGAGGGGCGCGCGCTGGCCCGCTTCACCGACGTGGGCTGGGGCAACGAGCTGCGCCGCCGCCTGGCCGAGGACGCACCGGACGAACCCGTCGACGAGCGCATGCTCCAGGCGGTGGTGCGGGTCCTGGCCACCTGGGGGTGGGAGCGCAGGCCCGTCGGTGTGGTGGCGATGCCGTCCACGACCCGGCCCAAGCTGATCACGGACCTGGCCGCACGGTTGGCCGAGCTCGGCCGCCTGGCACCCGTGGGCGCGCTGGACTACCGCGTCCCGCCGGGACCGCGGCGGCACAACAGCGCGATGCGCCTGGCCCAGGTGTACTCCGCGCTGACCGTCACCGATGAGCTGAGGGAGCGGCTGGTCGACCTCCAGGGCCGGACCCCGGGGCCGGTCCTGCTGGTCGACGACTACGCCGACACCGGTTGGAGCCTCACCGTGGGTACCGCCCTGCTGCGCAGAGCGGGTGCCCCGGAGGTGCTGCCGCTCACTCTGGCCACCAGCGGCGGCTGA
- a CDS encoding enoyl-CoA hydratase-related protein translates to MTQHPSPPPSGDRTLVRLDVDRAIATVTLDSPHNRNALSARLRAELSTALSEAMADDEVRGVVLTGTGPVFCAGADLKEVGAALEGRDVEPAPELPEIFEQIMGAPKPVIAVLNGAARAGGIGLVAAADIALAPKSATFAFTEVRIGVVPAIISVPVSARMHSRQLSRYFLTGELFDASAAAKAGLITQAVPDRDMAHALDAVLQGLRGSAPRALSRTKELLGELGAGALAAPDRRKDAFTRMGELSAEFFAGEDAAEGRASFFEKRPPRWTQ, encoded by the coding sequence ATGACGCAGCACCCGTCCCCGCCCCCCTCCGGAGACCGGACACTGGTCCGTCTCGACGTCGACCGAGCCATCGCCACCGTCACACTCGACTCCCCGCACAACCGCAACGCGCTGTCGGCCCGGCTGCGCGCGGAGCTGTCCACGGCCCTGTCCGAGGCGATGGCCGACGACGAGGTGAGGGGTGTCGTCCTCACCGGCACCGGTCCGGTGTTCTGCGCCGGAGCGGACCTGAAGGAGGTCGGCGCCGCTCTGGAGGGACGGGACGTCGAGCCGGCACCCGAGCTGCCCGAGATCTTCGAGCAGATCATGGGCGCGCCCAAGCCGGTGATCGCGGTGCTCAACGGCGCGGCACGGGCGGGCGGGATCGGCCTGGTGGCCGCCGCCGACATCGCGCTCGCGCCCAAGAGCGCCACGTTCGCCTTCACCGAGGTGCGCATCGGGGTGGTCCCGGCGATCATCTCGGTGCCGGTGTCCGCCCGCATGCACTCGCGCCAGTTGAGCCGGTACTTCCTCACCGGTGAGCTGTTCGACGCTTCGGCCGCGGCCAAGGCGGGCCTCATCACGCAGGCCGTCCCGGACCGGGACATGGCGCACGCCCTCGACGCGGTGCTCCAGGGCCTGCGGGGGTCGGCGCCGCGCGCGCTCTCGCGGACCAAGGAACTCCTGGGCGAGCTGGGCGCCGGGGCCCTGGCCGCCCCGGACCGGCGCAAGGACGCGTTCACCAGGATGGGCGAGCTGTCGGCGGAGTTCTTCGCGGGGGAGGACGCGGCCGAGGGGCGCGCGTCGTTCTTCGAGAAGCGCCCCCCGCGCTGGACGCAGTAG
- a CDS encoding DUF5998 family protein: MSTDWRLEIERSGYYPALVIDAVATALGDETAEAFIVHHEATFDPAMEMRRHITVMVLTATRLVVCHTDEHPPTEPGGASHASTTTDCIQLGNIQSVALTRVVPNPAQYTPGSLPSELVLSVNLSVNWGAVANIDLEPAACADETCELDHGYTGSITAEPLTLRVSEAADGADAVSAMLTFADSLSTATTRR, from the coding sequence GTGTCCACCGACTGGCGGCTGGAGATCGAACGGAGCGGCTACTACCCCGCGCTGGTCATCGACGCCGTCGCCACGGCTCTGGGAGACGAGACCGCCGAGGCGTTCATCGTTCACCACGAGGCGACCTTCGATCCGGCGATGGAGATGCGTCGGCACATCACGGTGATGGTGTTGACCGCGACGCGCCTGGTGGTGTGCCACACCGACGAGCATCCGCCCACCGAACCGGGCGGGGCCTCGCACGCCTCCACGACCACCGACTGCATCCAGCTCGGCAACATCCAGTCGGTGGCCCTGACCAGGGTCGTGCCGAACCCGGCCCAGTACACGCCGGGGAGCCTGCCCAGCGAGCTGGTGCTGAGCGTGAACCTGTCGGTCAACTGGGGCGCGGTCGCCAACATCGACCTCGAACCGGCCGCCTGTGCGGACGAGACCTGCGAACTCGACCACGGCTACACCGGGTCCATCACCGCCGAACCGCTCACGCTGCGCGTGAGCGAAGCCGCCGACGGTGCCGACGCCGTGTCGGCGATGCTGACCTTCGCCGACTCGCTGTCCACGGCGACGACCCGCCGCTGA
- a CDS encoding bifunctional GNAT family N-acetyltransferase/acetate--CoA ligase family protein — protein MQSYPNHWEADVVLTDGGTAHLRPITPDDADLLREFHSRLSPETIYYRFFAPYPKLSDRDVTRFTSVDYEDRVALVATISDSLVAVVRYDKVAPEEAEVAFVVEDGHQGRGLASVLLEHIGAAARERGVRRFIADVLPENRRMINVFREAGYTAQQTFDEGVIRLTLDLQPTDDSTEVMRAREQRAESRSIARLLFPRSVAVIGASRTAHTIGQTALRNLLTGEFQGPVYPVHPEAKAVVGVRAYPSVLDIPDEVDLAVVAVRAEAVAEVVDQCAEKGVHGLVVVSSGFGEIGPEGRARQDELVRTARAAGMRVVGPNCLGIANSDPAVSLNATLSPDLPPRGPIGFFSQSGALGRAILQRVAERGMGLSTFVSAGNRADVSGNDLVQYWQEDPATEVVLQYLESLGNPRKFTRLARRLAKQKPVVAVRSGGSAQATPTGHAAGGLALPDFAVTSLFQQAGVVRVDDITQMFDAAQVFAYQPLPDGPRVGVIGNSDSLELLVKDAAVRQGLKPHEPVNLGPQATAQDFDRALETMLSAEDVHSVVVVFVPALQPIGDDVARVLRARAKDSDKPIVTTYLARQGLPEVLRQVGANGETLRGSVPSYPAPEDAVRALAHATRYAQWRNRKPGRHPELPDIDRARARATIGRALAKSQGSGQDIAWFGGERRYDEETAVSSEDARDLLASYGIAAYPDLPVSSADEAVVAAGELGYPVVVKADAPDLRVRAGGTFVRADLRTPEDVRSAYLSLHDRFGAEAELVVQRMAAPGVPTVVRAGDNQSFGSVVSFGLADVTAELLDDRAFRLAPLTDMDAADLIHAVRAAPLLFGLPAGATSLAEQPNVEALEELLIRVSRLVEAFPEIGYVDLDPVLVNATGAHVLGARMWLREAPEVRPDAGPRRLRGVTF, from the coding sequence GTGCAGTCCTACCCGAACCACTGGGAAGCCGACGTCGTCCTGACCGACGGAGGCACCGCGCACCTGCGCCCCATCACTCCCGACGACGCCGACCTGCTCCGAGAGTTCCACTCGCGGCTCTCCCCGGAGACGATCTACTACAGGTTCTTCGCGCCCTACCCCAAACTCTCCGACCGCGACGTCACACGGTTCACCTCGGTCGACTACGAGGACCGTGTCGCGCTGGTGGCCACCATCTCCGACTCGCTCGTGGCCGTGGTCCGCTACGACAAGGTCGCGCCGGAGGAGGCGGAGGTCGCCTTCGTCGTCGAGGACGGGCACCAGGGCCGCGGGCTCGCCTCCGTGCTCCTGGAGCACATCGGCGCGGCCGCGCGCGAACGCGGTGTACGCCGGTTCATCGCCGACGTCCTGCCGGAGAACCGCCGGATGATCAACGTCTTCCGCGAGGCCGGATACACCGCGCAGCAGACCTTCGACGAGGGCGTCATCCGGCTCACGCTGGACCTGCAGCCCACCGACGACTCCACCGAGGTCATGCGCGCCCGCGAACAGCGCGCGGAGTCGCGCTCCATCGCCCGCCTGCTCTTCCCGAGGTCGGTCGCGGTCATCGGCGCGAGCCGCACGGCGCACACCATCGGTCAGACCGCTCTGCGCAACCTGCTCACCGGCGAGTTCCAGGGGCCGGTCTACCCGGTGCACCCCGAGGCCAAGGCGGTCGTCGGCGTCCGTGCCTACCCCTCGGTGCTGGACATCCCCGACGAGGTCGACCTGGCCGTCGTCGCCGTGCGCGCCGAGGCGGTCGCCGAGGTCGTGGACCAGTGCGCGGAGAAGGGTGTGCACGGCCTGGTCGTGGTCAGTTCCGGTTTCGGCGAGATCGGCCCCGAGGGCCGCGCCCGCCAGGACGAGCTGGTGCGCACGGCGCGCGCCGCGGGCATGCGCGTGGTCGGACCCAACTGTCTGGGCATCGCCAACAGCGACCCCGCGGTGTCGCTGAACGCGACCCTGTCACCGGACCTGCCCCCGCGCGGACCCATCGGCTTCTTCTCCCAGTCGGGCGCTCTGGGCCGGGCCATCCTGCAACGCGTCGCCGAGCGAGGCATGGGCCTGTCCACGTTCGTCTCCGCGGGCAACCGCGCCGACGTGTCCGGCAACGACCTGGTCCAGTACTGGCAGGAGGATCCGGCCACCGAGGTGGTCCTGCAGTACCTGGAGTCCCTGGGCAACCCCCGCAAGTTCACCCGTCTGGCGCGGCGCCTGGCCAAGCAGAAGCCGGTCGTGGCGGTGCGCAGCGGCGGCTCGGCGCAGGCGACCCCGACCGGGCACGCCGCGGGCGGGCTGGCGCTGCCCGACTTCGCCGTCACCTCCCTCTTCCAGCAGGCGGGCGTGGTGCGGGTCGACGACATCACGCAGATGTTCGACGCCGCCCAGGTGTTCGCCTACCAGCCGCTGCCCGACGGGCCGAGGGTGGGCGTCATCGGCAACTCCGATTCCCTGGAGCTGCTGGTCAAGGACGCCGCGGTCCGGCAGGGCCTCAAGCCGCACGAGCCGGTCAACCTCGGTCCCCAGGCCACCGCGCAGGACTTCGACCGGGCGCTGGAGACGATGCTGTCGGCCGAGGACGTGCACTCGGTCGTGGTGGTCTTCGTCCCGGCGCTGCAGCCGATCGGCGACGACGTCGCCCGCGTGCTGCGCGCCCGGGCCAAGGACTCCGACAAGCCCATCGTCACCACCTACCTGGCACGCCAGGGGCTGCCCGAGGTGCTCCGCCAGGTCGGGGCCAACGGTGAGACGCTGCGCGGCTCGGTGCCGTCCTACCCCGCGCCCGAGGACGCCGTGCGCGCGCTCGCCCACGCCACCCGCTATGCCCAGTGGCGCAACCGCAAGCCGGGCCGACACCCCGAACTGCCCGACATCGACCGGGCCCGGGCCCGGGCCACCATCGGCCGCGCCCTGGCCAAGTCGCAGGGATCGGGACAGGACATCGCGTGGTTCGGCGGGGAGCGCCGCTACGACGAGGAGACGGCGGTCTCCAGCGAGGACGCCCGCGACCTCCTGGCCAGCTACGGCATCGCCGCCTACCCCGACCTGCCGGTGTCCTCGGCCGACGAGGCCGTGGTCGCGGCCGGTGAGCTGGGCTACCCGGTGGTCGTCAAGGCCGACGCCCCCGACCTGCGGGTGCGCGCCGGCGGCACGTTCGTGCGGGCCGACCTGCGCACCCCCGAGGACGTGCGCAGCGCCTACCTGTCCCTGCACGACAGGTTCGGCGCCGAGGCGGAGCTGGTCGTCCAGCGCATGGCCGCGCCCGGGGTGCCCACGGTCGTGCGCGCGGGCGACAACCAGTCCTTCGGCTCCGTGGTCTCCTTCGGCCTGGCCGACGTGACCGCCGAACTGCTGGACGACCGGGCCTTTCGCCTGGCGCCCCTGACGGACATGGACGCCGCGGACCTGATCCACGCCGTACGGGCCGCTCCACTGCTGTTCGGGCTGCCGGCCGGGGCCACCTCCCTGGCCGAGCAGCCCAACGTCGAGGCGTTGGAGGAGCTGCTCATCCGGGTCTCGCGCCTGGTGGAGGCCTTCCCCGAGATCGGCTACGTGGATCTGGACCCGGTTCTGGTCAACGCCACCGGCGCGCACGTGCTGGGAGCCCGCATGTGGCTGCGCGAGGCGCCCGAGGTCCGACCCGACGCGGGCCCCCGGCGACTGCGCGGGGTGACGTTCTGA
- a CDS encoding glycosyl hydrolase, which yields MQASRPPAARPPARAGLLAAVAALVCAAGTTALPPAAAADEVPVGSGGYTQGLPAGAPGASDLNGSPIAPKVTPEFDGPAPTNEWWSSLIFQRYPDNPYGENLFAHPLGFHAREGGLEVGYPEDHRIVGDGLKYEYPATADLTMGVEGLSSPDTRVADSGDWTVTSRWEGGGRSLDVTIGQGLPFAYADTAGGDARVSFSAPPDVWHEDGSVVGASVDGRHYALFAPSDTAWTRSGDTFTAATGADGYYSVAVLPSRSDLDTFAPYAYSFVSDSRVEYEYAEADATLTSTYRLTTEPREGTEDGTLTALYPHQWRAATTPVTDLAYASPRGEMRVVEGAAFTTELTTQGILPSLPTVDSADHDRMRALIDEVLAEEEHFPTPGDTYWDGKALGRLAQLVPIADSIGHTEARDALLALVKARLEAWLSPGGDRGFHYDDRWGTMLGYPDSFGAATELNDHDFHYGYFVSAAAVVARYDSAWAAEDAWGGMVRLLIRDVAETDPDSDMFPRLRSFSPYAGHGWASGHAGFAAGNNQESSSEGMHFAAATALFGSLTGDRQIRDLGVYLHTTQASTVARYWQNHGGDAFPDDYTHDIAAMVWGDGADYRIWWDGGAEEHYGINYLPITAGSLYLGHDPEHAGRLHRSLVDRLGREPEIWRDVHWAHLALSDGPRALEHFEQQWTDYEPEAGESKPHTYQWVSTLAEVGTVDVSVTADTAHYAVFDDGGERTHTAFNPGGEPITVTFSDGVELSVEPRSLASTTGEGGGGDPGDPGDPGDGNVGDGTFHLNPTGLSGSPDGSAGQITVASAGGSNQDGRPPQDRVVLTADGLTGSHTGGSTAFSLPVDSGTGVGNAIQARVAYDLDGDGTDDRVETYRYFATNDLDGWEQYTHDQGLAGGEGALGDMDGGSVRVELWSALGSDTSAVRAGSEDGATVTIPFSD from the coding sequence ATGCAAGCCTCCCGTCCCCCCGCCGCGCGGCCTCCGGCGCGCGCCGGCCTCCTCGCGGCCGTCGCCGCGCTGGTCTGCGCCGCGGGCACCACGGCACTGCCACCCGCCGCCGCCGCCGACGAGGTCCCCGTCGGTTCCGGCGGCTACACACAGGGCCTGCCCGCAGGAGCGCCGGGCGCCTCGGACCTCAACGGCAGTCCGATCGCCCCCAAGGTCACGCCCGAGTTCGACGGTCCCGCCCCCACCAACGAGTGGTGGTCGTCGCTGATCTTCCAGCGCTACCCGGACAACCCCTACGGCGAGAACCTGTTCGCCCACCCCCTCGGCTTCCACGCCCGCGAAGGGGGCCTGGAGGTCGGCTACCCCGAGGACCACCGCATCGTCGGCGACGGGCTCAAGTACGAGTACCCGGCCACCGCGGACCTGACCATGGGCGTGGAGGGCCTCAGCTCTCCCGACACCCGTGTCGCCGACAGCGGCGACTGGACCGTCACGTCCCGGTGGGAGGGCGGCGGACGCTCCCTGGACGTCACCATCGGCCAGGGCCTGCCCTTCGCCTACGCCGACACCGCCGGAGGCGACGCCCGGGTCTCCTTCTCCGCGCCCCCGGACGTCTGGCACGAGGACGGGTCCGTGGTCGGCGCCAGCGTCGACGGGCGCCACTACGCCCTCTTCGCCCCCTCCGACACCGCCTGGACCCGCTCGGGCGACACCTTCACCGCCGCGACCGGCGCCGACGGCTACTACTCCGTCGCGGTGCTGCCCTCACGGTCCGATCTGGACACCTTCGCGCCCTACGCCTACTCCTTCGTCAGCGACTCCCGTGTGGAGTACGAGTACGCGGAGGCCGACGCCACGCTCACCAGCACCTACCGGCTGACGACCGAGCCGCGCGAGGGCACCGAGGACGGCACGCTGACGGCCCTGTACCCGCACCAGTGGCGCGCGGCCACCACTCCCGTCACCGACCTGGCCTACGCCTCGCCGCGCGGCGAGATGCGGGTCGTGGAGGGTGCGGCCTTCACCACGGAGCTCACCACCCAGGGCATCCTGCCCAGCCTGCCCACCGTGGACTCCGCGGACCACGACCGGATGCGCGCGCTCATCGACGAGGTCCTCGCCGAGGAGGAGCACTTCCCCACCCCCGGCGACACCTACTGGGACGGCAAGGCCCTGGGCAGGCTGGCCCAGCTCGTCCCCATCGCCGACTCGATCGGCCACACCGAGGCGCGGGACGCACTCCTGGCCCTGGTCAAGGCTCGCCTGGAGGCCTGGCTGTCCCCGGGCGGGGACCGCGGCTTCCACTACGACGACCGGTGGGGGACCATGCTCGGCTACCCGGACTCCTTCGGCGCCGCGACCGAGCTCAACGACCACGACTTCCACTACGGCTACTTCGTCTCCGCCGCGGCCGTCGTCGCCCGCTACGACAGCGCCTGGGCCGCCGAGGACGCCTGGGGCGGCATGGTCCGCCTGCTCATCCGCGACGTGGCCGAGACCGACCCCGACAGCGACATGTTCCCGCGCCTGCGGTCCTTCTCCCCCTACGCCGGGCACGGCTGGGCCTCCGGGCACGCCGGGTTCGCCGCCGGGAACAACCAGGAGTCCTCCTCCGAGGGGATGCACTTCGCCGCCGCCACCGCGCTGTTCGGTTCCCTGACCGGGGACCGGCAGATCCGCGACCTGGGCGTGTACCTGCACACCACCCAGGCCTCGACCGTGGCGCGGTACTGGCAGAACCACGGCGGGGACGCCTTCCCCGACGACTACACGCACGACATCGCCGCCATGGTGTGGGGCGACGGCGCCGACTACCGGATCTGGTGGGACGGCGGCGCGGAGGAGCACTACGGCATCAACTACCTGCCCATCACCGCCGGCTCGCTCTACCTCGGCCACGACCCCGAGCACGCGGGGCGGCTGCACCGGTCGCTGGTGGACCGGCTCGGCCGCGAGCCGGAGATCTGGCGGGACGTCCACTGGGCCCACCTGGCCCTGTCCGACGGCCCCCGGGCGCTGGAGCACTTCGAGCAGCAGTGGACGGACTACGAGCCCGAGGCGGGCGAGTCGAAGCCGCACACCTACCAGTGGGTCTCCACCCTGGCCGAGGTCGGCACCGTGGACGTCTCGGTGACCGCCGACACCGCGCACTACGCGGTCTTCGACGACGGGGGCGAGCGCACCCACACGGCGTTCAACCCCGGCGGCGAGCCGATCACCGTCACCTTCTCCGACGGCGTCGAACTGTCCGTCGAGCCCCGTTCCCTCGCCTCCACCACGGGTGAGGGCGGCGGAGGCGACCCGGGCGACCCCGGGGACCCGGGTGACGGCAACGTGGGCGACGGCACCTTCCACCTGAACCCGACCGGCCTCTCCGGCTCGCCGGACGGCTCGGCCGGACAGATCACCGTGGCCTCCGCCGGAGGCTCCAACCAGGACGGGCGGCCCCCGCAGGACCGGGTGGTCCTCACCGCCGACGGGCTGACCGGCTCCCACACGGGCGGCTCCACCGCCTTCTCGCTGCCCGTGGACTCCGGCACCGGTGTCGGCAACGCGATCCAGGCCCGTGTGGCCTACGACCTGGACGGCGACGGCACGGACGACCGCGTGGAGACCTACCGCTACTTCGCCACCAACGACCTGGACGGCTGGGAGCAGTACACCCACGACCAGGGGCTGGCCGGCGGCGAGGGGGCCCTCGGCGACATGGACGGCGGGTCCGTGCGCGTCGAGCTGTGGAGCGCCCTGGGCAGTGACACCTCGGCGGTCCGGGCCGGGTCCGAGGACGGCGCCACCGTCACGATCCCCTTCTCCGACTGA